In the genome of Trueperaceae bacterium, one region contains:
- a CDS encoding ABC transporter ATP-binding protein produces the protein MSTPAIESTHLTKSYGGRPVVRDLSFRVNPGEVYALVGPNGAGKTTVIRLVSGLAFPTSGEVRLLGRDPHQHPEVRRSLGAVVEAPAAFYPFLTGRANLRLHAELAGGVEPSRIDEVLALMELTHAADRKVGVYSLGMRQRLGVAAALLTRPQVLILDEPASGMDPLSLHLVHSVLQQAAQDGTAVLLSTHHLDEVVAYCTRVAILEEGALIDEVNLFDRRERYRARVTEPAQAKALLETAPFVRHVAVRGDEVVFIPTSPDAIGRVSVALAGADIGVLEMSRDIFDLRAYYRDRVSGERARRTGTFHAARPDGTLPGTRRPTKGGGEL, from the coding sequence GTGTCAACGCCAGCGATCGAGTCGACGCACCTAACGAAGTCCTACGGCGGCAGGCCGGTGGTCAGGGACCTCAGCTTCCGGGTGAACCCGGGCGAGGTCTACGCGCTCGTCGGGCCCAACGGAGCCGGCAAGACGACGGTCATACGCCTCGTGTCCGGCCTGGCGTTCCCCACGTCGGGCGAGGTCCGCCTGCTGGGCCGGGACCCGCACCAGCACCCCGAGGTCCGCCGCTCGCTCGGCGCCGTCGTGGAGGCGCCCGCCGCGTTCTACCCGTTCCTGACGGGACGCGCGAACCTCAGGCTCCACGCCGAGCTCGCCGGCGGCGTCGAGCCCTCGCGCATCGACGAGGTGCTGGCCCTCATGGAGCTGACGCACGCCGCCGACAGGAAGGTCGGGGTCTACAGCCTCGGCATGCGGCAGCGCCTCGGCGTGGCGGCAGCCCTCCTGACCAGGCCTCAGGTGCTGATCCTCGACGAGCCCGCCAGCGGCATGGACCCGTTGTCGCTGCACCTGGTGCACTCGGTGCTGCAGCAGGCGGCGCAGGACGGCACGGCGGTGCTCCTCTCGACGCACCACCTCGACGAGGTCGTCGCCTACTGCACCCGCGTGGCGATCCTCGAGGAGGGCGCGCTGATAGACGAGGTGAACCTCTTCGACAGGCGCGAGCGCTACCGGGCCCGCGTGACGGAGCCGGCGCAGGCGAAGGCGCTGCTCGAGACGGCCCCCTTCGTCCGGCACGTGGCCGTGCGCGGCGACGAGGTCGTGTTCATCCCCACCTCGCCGGACGCCATCGGCCGCGTCTCCGTGGCGCTGGCCGGGGCCGACATCGGGGTCCTCGAGATGAGCCGCGACATCTTCGACCTGCGCGCCTACTACCGCGACCGCGTCTCGGGCGAGCGGGCGCGGCGCACGGGCACGTTCCACGCCGCCCGGCCAGACGGCACCCTGCCGGGCACCAGGCGGCCGACGAAGGGCGGGGGCGAGCTGTGA
- a CDS encoding ATP cone domain-containing protein yields MAGLTARDLKVVRGAETYPYSGGTCIEALQSAGVPTDDAVAIVQEFEKGIRESRVRRIELTELLRLLADAAGERAGPGAAERLLRQTPPFVPLLVTTDGDEPMRFSRRTLMASLEKLGLPFKDAHAVTRQVEQGIRTEGIERLSRVDLARRVASTVEARHGRAARLRYEAQTHRPFEIRVKAKDGIQFPFSRGILARSLMGIGLGPDFSHNLAKRVEQELYARGHDVVGTAEVLEQVALLLRLEAGDEYARRYLIMRQMHERERPVMLLIGGAPGVGKSAIAAEVAYRLGIPRVVSTDIVRQALRSLIGPELSPTLHASSFTAWRAELLPEEQASAEPERNAVLRGFLAQVRQLDPAITAIVERSVAEDTSLVIEGVHLVPGTVAEKRVVGATILRAMLFVDDVDDHRKHFAVREVRTGSRLARPYLDHFDEIRVLHDYLLERSEAEGVLVVDATDFETAVERCVDHVLDALLELQRHELGAAEAVD; encoded by the coding sequence ATGGCCGGGCTCACCGCACGCGACCTGAAGGTGGTGCGGGGCGCCGAGACCTACCCGTACTCCGGCGGCACGTGCATCGAGGCGCTGCAGAGCGCCGGCGTGCCCACCGACGACGCCGTGGCGATCGTGCAGGAGTTCGAGAAGGGCATCAGGGAGTCGCGGGTCAGGCGCATCGAGCTGACCGAGCTGCTCAGGCTCCTGGCCGACGCCGCCGGCGAGCGCGCCGGCCCGGGCGCCGCCGAGCGCCTGCTGCGCCAGACGCCCCCGTTCGTGCCGCTGCTCGTCACCACGGACGGCGACGAGCCGATGCGCTTCTCGCGGCGCACGCTCATGGCCTCGCTCGAGAAGCTCGGCCTGCCCTTCAAGGACGCCCACGCCGTCACGCGGCAGGTGGAGCAGGGCATCAGGACCGAGGGCATCGAGCGCCTCTCGCGCGTCGACCTCGCCAGGCGCGTCGCCTCGACCGTGGAGGCGCGTCACGGGCGCGCGGCTCGGCTGCGCTACGAGGCGCAGACGCACCGGCCGTTCGAGATCCGCGTCAAGGCCAAGGACGGCATCCAGTTCCCGTTCAGCCGCGGGATCCTGGCGCGCTCGCTGATGGGCATCGGCCTCGGGCCCGACTTCTCGCACAACCTCGCCAAGCGCGTCGAGCAGGAGCTCTACGCCCGCGGACACGACGTCGTGGGCACGGCGGAGGTGCTGGAGCAGGTGGCGCTGCTGCTGCGCCTGGAGGCGGGCGATGAGTACGCCAGGCGCTACCTGATCATGCGCCAGATGCACGAGCGCGAGCGGCCGGTGATGCTGCTCATCGGCGGCGCGCCGGGCGTGGGCAAGTCGGCGATCGCCGCCGAGGTCGCCTACCGCCTCGGCATACCGCGCGTGGTCTCCACCGACATCGTCAGGCAGGCGCTGCGCTCGCTGATCGGGCCGGAGCTCAGCCCCACGCTGCACGCCTCCAGCTTCACGGCCTGGCGCGCCGAGCTGCTGCCCGAGGAGCAGGCCAGCGCCGAGCCGGAGCGCAACGCGGTCCTGCGCGGGTTCCTCGCCCAGGTGCGCCAGCTCGACCCCGCGATCACCGCGATCGTCGAGCGCTCCGTGGCGGAGGACACCTCGCTGGTGATCGAGGGCGTGCACCTGGTGCCGGGCACCGTGGCGGAGAAGCGCGTGGTCGGCGCCACGATCCTGCGCGCGATGCTGTTCGTGGACGACGTCGACGACCACCGCAAGCACTTCGCGGTGCGCGAGGTGCGCACGGGCAGCAGGCTGGCGCGGCCGTACCTCGACCACTTCGACGAGATCAGGGTGCTGCACGACTACCTGCTGGAGCGCAGCGAGGCCGAGGGCGTGCTCGTCGTCGACGCCACCGACTTCGAGACCGCCGTGGAGCGGTGCGTGGACCACGTGCTCGACGCCCTGCTCGAGCTGCAGCGCCACGAGCTGGGCGCCGCCGAGGCCGTCGACTGA